In Niallia sp. FSL W8-0635, one genomic interval encodes:
- a CDS encoding cupin domain-containing protein — protein sequence MAIYVDYTDPKITYTFDVNKSAFFIRDNHNYINVLGEQQLNSLKNVSLLDIYLSKDIVVEPHIHQNAAELVYCISGSATVSLLNPFTKKILNYTITAGQVANVPQGWWHYEIANTNNTHLLAIFDAPTPEAIFGSDLLRLTPPELMAHTYSMDETKWKSTIAPITQTTILGPAVNKYNQRQNYSTNTYPPHPTYQHPYHSSQYYY from the coding sequence ATGGCAATATATGTCGATTATACAGATCCAAAAATAACATATACTTTTGATGTTAATAAAAGTGCATTTTTCATAAGAGATAATCACAATTATATTAATGTCTTAGGAGAACAACAATTAAATTCATTAAAAAATGTATCATTGTTGGATATATATTTAAGTAAAGATATAGTAGTGGAGCCACATATACATCAAAACGCAGCTGAGCTCGTTTATTGTATTTCCGGTTCTGCTACTGTTTCTCTATTAAATCCTTTTACAAAAAAAATCCTCAACTATACAATTACCGCCGGTCAAGTTGCGAACGTGCCTCAAGGATGGTGGCATTATGAAATCGCTAATACGAATAACACTCATTTATTAGCCATATTTGATGCACCTACACCTGAAGCAATCTTTGGTTCTGATTTACTTCGCCTCACTCCTCCCGAATTAATGGCTCATACTTATTCGATGGATGAAACCAAGTGGAAATCTACTATCGCTCCTATTACTCAAACAACAATACTCGGCCCAGCAGTTAATAAATATAACCAAAGACAAAATTATTCCACAAACACTTATCCTCCGCATCCAACATACCAACATCCCTACCACAGCTCACAGTATTACTATTGA
- a CDS encoding universal stress protein has product MNVNYQNIIVAVDGSEEADKALKKAVTIAKENNSNLIIAHVIDTRSFATVAAYDQSIAAKSDEFANELLDKYVTEATTAGVQNVVKAIEFGSPRAVVPREIAKKYAADLIVCGATGLNAVERFIIGSVSEGITRNAPCDVLIVRNS; this is encoded by the coding sequence ATGAACGTAAACTATCAAAACATTATTGTTGCAGTAGACGGTTCAGAAGAAGCAGACAAAGCATTAAAGAAAGCGGTTACAATAGCAAAGGAAAACAACTCTAATCTTATTATCGCTCACGTTATTGATACAAGATCATTTGCAACAGTGGCCGCATATGATCAATCAATTGCAGCGAAATCAGATGAATTCGCAAATGAGTTATTAGATAAATATGTAACAGAAGCGACAACAGCTGGAGTACAGAATGTCGTAAAAGCAATCGAATTCGGTTCACCAAGAGCGGTGGTTCCACGAGAGATTGCCAAAAAGTATGCGGCAGATTTAATTGTATGCGGAGCAACGGGATTAAATGCAGTGGAGAGATTTATTATCGGAAGTGTTTCTGAGGGCATCACAAGAAATGCACCTTGTGATGTGTTAATTGTTAGAAATAGTTGA
- a CDS encoding CBS domain-containing protein, whose amino-acid sequence MATKHEQILNYIDELQVGEKISVRQIAKALNVSEGTAYRAIKEAENKGYVSTIERVGTIRIERKKKENIEKLTYAEVVNIVDGQVLGGRAGLHKTLNRFVIGAMKLDAMMRYTGAGNLLIIGNRVRAHEHVLKAGAAVLITGGFDTEDHVKRLADELQLPIISTSYDTFTVATMINRAIYDQLIKKEIVLVEDILTPLIDTIYLKTTDNVALWHQYNKDTLHGRFPVVDQSLKVQGMITSKDIIGKPMDMTIEKVMTKHPMTVSGKTSVASCSHMMVWEGIEVLPVVDEANKLEGIISRQDVLKALQMNQRQPQIGETIDDIVTKHVLLTKGKNKGETTFSCEVTPQMTNHLGTISYGVFTTIVSEAANRILRGFKKGDLVVENMTIYFIKPVQMDSVIEIAPKILEVGRKFGKVDVEVYNQGVLVGKAMMMCQLIDRH is encoded by the coding sequence TTGGCTACAAAACATGAGCAAATACTCAATTATATTGATGAGTTACAAGTAGGAGAGAAAATTTCTGTACGACAAATCGCAAAAGCATTAAATGTAAGTGAAGGAACAGCATACAGAGCAATTAAAGAAGCAGAGAACAAAGGGTATGTAAGTACCATTGAAAGAGTCGGAACGATTAGGATTGAACGGAAAAAGAAAGAGAATATTGAAAAATTAACATATGCTGAAGTAGTGAATATTGTGGATGGACAAGTTCTGGGCGGAAGAGCTGGTTTACATAAAACATTGAATCGCTTTGTTATTGGTGCGATGAAATTAGATGCGATGATGCGTTATACGGGTGCTGGAAATCTTTTAATTATTGGGAATCGAGTACGGGCACATGAACATGTTTTAAAAGCAGGTGCGGCTGTATTGATAACTGGTGGATTTGATACAGAGGATCATGTGAAACGGTTAGCAGATGAATTACAGCTTCCTATTATTTCAACAAGCTATGATACATTTACCGTTGCAACAATGATAAATCGGGCAATCTATGATCAACTTATAAAAAAAGAAATTGTTTTAGTGGAAGATATTTTAACCCCACTTATTGATACAATCTATTTGAAGACAACGGATAATGTCGCTTTGTGGCATCAATATAACAAAGACACCTTACATGGTCGTTTTCCTGTAGTGGATCAAAGCTTAAAGGTGCAAGGAATGATTACATCTAAAGATATTATTGGAAAACCGATGGATATGACCATTGAAAAAGTGATGACGAAGCATCCGATGACTGTCAGTGGGAAGACGAGTGTGGCCTCTTGTTCTCATATGATGGTATGGGAAGGGATTGAAGTCTTGCCTGTTGTAGATGAAGCAAATAAGCTAGAAGGAATCATCAGTAGACAAGATGTATTAAAAGCGCTACAAATGAACCAAAGACAGCCTCAAATTGGGGAAACAATTGATGATATCGTAACAAAGCATGTGTTATTAACCAAGGGGAAAAACAAAGGAGAAACAACCTTTTCATGTGAAGTAACGCCTCAAATGACCAATCATTTAGGAACTATATCGTACGGAGTTTTTACAACAATTGTCTCAGAAGCTGCTAACAGAATATTAAGAGGCTTTAAAAAAGGTGATTTAGTTGTAGAAAACATGACCATCTATTTTATAAAGCCAGTACAAATGGATAGTGTCATTGAAATTGCTCCTAAAATTTTGGAAGTAGGAAGAAAATTTGGGAAGGTAGACGTCGAAGTATATAACCAAGGTGTGCTTGTAGGTAAAGCGATGATGATGTGTC
- a CDS encoding M24 family metallopeptidase encodes MEKKLETLANWMKQEEIDFTFLTSTDNIFYFSGFYSNPHERLLALIVFPEKDPILVCPAMEKNDAKNAGWNYDTIGYSDTENPWDTIQSMVQARTDNTLKVALETDHMNVARYQALQTSFPNIKAYVSAEEKINTLRMIKTADELEKIKEACKWADFAIEVGCNEIAEGKSEMEILASIEYELKKKGIGKMSFSTMVLTGVNGASPHGNPGETKIKKGDLVLFDLGVVVDGYCSDITRTVAYGDINEKQKDIYDTVLKAQLAAIEASKEGVSCASVDQAARNTIRDAGYGEFFPHRLGHGLGISVHEFPSLTETNSLLLQEGMVYTIEPGIYVPNVAGVRIEDDVYVTKEGVEILTKFPKELQIIS; translated from the coding sequence TTGGAAAAAAAATTAGAAACACTAGCAAATTGGATGAAGCAAGAAGAAATTGATTTTACCTTTTTAACATCAACAGATAATATTTTCTATTTTAGTGGGTTTTATAGTAATCCACATGAAAGATTATTGGCTTTAATTGTATTTCCAGAAAAAGATCCCATCTTAGTTTGTCCAGCAATGGAAAAAAACGATGCAAAAAACGCTGGCTGGAATTATGATACCATTGGCTATAGCGATACAGAAAACCCTTGGGATACCATTCAAAGTATGGTTCAAGCACGTACGGATAATACGCTAAAAGTCGCTCTTGAAACGGATCATATGAATGTAGCTAGATATCAGGCACTGCAAACTTCTTTCCCAAATATCAAAGCATATGTTTCTGCCGAAGAAAAAATTAATACATTACGGATGATTAAAACAGCTGATGAACTAGAAAAAATAAAAGAGGCTTGTAAATGGGCTGATTTTGCTATAGAAGTGGGCTGTAATGAAATTGCAGAGGGTAAATCAGAGATGGAAATCCTCGCAAGCATTGAATATGAATTGAAGAAAAAAGGTATTGGCAAAATGTCCTTTTCTACAATGGTTCTTACTGGTGTTAATGGTGCTTCCCCACACGGCAATCCTGGAGAGACTAAAATTAAAAAAGGTGACCTAGTCTTATTTGACTTAGGTGTAGTTGTCGATGGTTATTGTTCAGACATTACAAGAACAGTTGCATATGGAGATATTAACGAGAAGCAAAAAGATATTTATGACACAGTTTTAAAAGCACAGCTTGCAGCAATCGAAGCTTCTAAAGAAGGCGTTTCATGTGCTTCTGTAGACCAAGCTGCTCGTAACACAATAAGAGATGCAGGTTATGGGGAGTTTTTCCCACATCGTTTAGGTCACGGATTGGGTATTAGCGTCCATGAATTCCCTTCATTAACAGAAACAAATTCTTTGTTATTACAAGAAGGCATGGTATATACAATTGAGCCAGGAATTTATGTTCCGAATGTTGCAGGAGTTCGCATTGAAGATGATGTCTACGTAACAAAAGAAGGTGTAGAAATATTAACGAAATTTCCTAAAGAACTTCAAATCATTTCATAA